One segment of Radiobacillus kanasensis DNA contains the following:
- a CDS encoding DMT family transporter: protein MKGKLSPFLVLLAAMLWGTTGTTQALAPDTAHPIAIGATRLAVGGLFLLLIVLVRGQLNFKDWPIKTTILASLSMALYQPLFFSAVAITGVAIGTVVAIGSAPILSGLLEWMYLKTRPSKVWWYSTFLSILGCLMLFINKESIYVDPVGILLALGAGLSFAGYTLVSRDMVQKYSSLSVIAVVFTLSAICLSPFLFVFDMSWITSFRGVGVSLQLGIMATGVAYFLFAKGLAHVSSSTAVTLALAEPLTAALLGVFLLGEVLNITSWFGIFLLILGIGILIGSTKKSNSQKELRKSPLPVYDEEPYHK from the coding sequence ATGAAGGGAAAATTGTCTCCTTTTCTAGTATTGCTAGCAGCAATGCTTTGGGGGACCACGGGTACAACTCAAGCACTTGCACCAGATACAGCACATCCAATTGCTATTGGGGCAACACGCTTAGCGGTAGGAGGTTTATTTTTATTATTGATTGTCCTAGTAAGAGGACAATTGAATTTTAAAGATTGGCCAATCAAGACAACGATACTGGCTTCCTTAAGTATGGCATTGTATCAACCCTTATTTTTCTCCGCAGTTGCCATAACAGGGGTGGCCATTGGGACTGTGGTAGCAATCGGGAGTGCCCCCATTTTATCAGGCCTTTTAGAATGGATGTATTTAAAAACTCGTCCATCAAAAGTTTGGTGGTATTCTACTTTCCTATCCATATTAGGATGTCTCATGTTGTTTATAAATAAAGAATCCATATATGTAGACCCCGTTGGAATATTATTGGCTTTAGGGGCTGGATTATCATTTGCAGGTTATACGCTTGTAAGTAGAGATATGGTTCAAAAATACTCATCTTTATCCGTGATTGCAGTAGTTTTCACACTTAGCGCAATCTGTTTATCGCCATTTTTATTTGTTTTTGATATGTCTTGGATAACAAGTTTTCGAGGTGTGGGTGTAAGCCTGCAACTTGGAATTATGGCAACAGGGGTAGCATATTTCCTTTTTGCTAAAGGGCTTGCCCATGTTTCTTCATCAACTGCAGTCACACTTGCGTTGGCAGAGCCATTAACAGCGGCGTTATTAGGGGTTTTCCTATTAGGAGAAGTCTTAAATATAACTTCTTGGTTCGGGATTTTCCTCTTAATACTAGGAATAGGAATTTTAATAGGCTCGACCAAAAAGTCAAATAGCCAAAAAGAACTTAGGAAAAGTCCACTACCAGTTTATGATGAGGAACCTTACCATAAATAG
- a CDS encoding class I SAM-dependent rRNA methyltransferase, which yields MQTEYILKVKPKYEKSYKSGFPLISKETIQNIQEGTKEGTIFQLVDKKGQFIGKGYYGKQNKGYGWILTQNVNEKIDQSFFERKIQTALDKRKGFFNSKETNTFRVFNAEGDGIGGLTIDYFNGYFLINWYSEGIFTFKDYVMDSLRHLVEYEGIYEKKRFDVGGKYIEEDGFVEGTRGTFPIIVKENGVNIAVYLNEGAMVGVFLDQRDVRKTIHDQYAKGKTVLNTFSYTGVFSVFASLGGASKTTSVDLANRSLSKTMEQFSVNGIDYEAHDIIVEDVFQYFKYAVKKKKTFDLVILDPPSFARSKKSTFSAAKDYKNLLKEAIQVTEKDGVIVASTNSAAFNMKKFRMFIDQAFKESNVTYSIRDEFSLPSDFRTSKQYKEGNYLKVVFIQKHYD from the coding sequence ATGCAGACAGAATATATTTTAAAGGTGAAACCAAAGTATGAAAAATCTTATAAGAGTGGCTTTCCCCTAATTTCTAAAGAAACGATTCAAAATATACAAGAAGGAACAAAAGAGGGAACGATTTTTCAGCTTGTTGATAAAAAGGGTCAATTTATTGGAAAAGGTTACTACGGGAAACAAAATAAAGGCTATGGCTGGATTCTTACTCAAAATGTAAATGAGAAGATTGATCAATCCTTTTTTGAAAGGAAAATACAAACGGCATTAGACAAAAGAAAAGGTTTTTTTAACAGTAAAGAAACAAATACTTTTCGGGTTTTTAATGCTGAAGGAGATGGCATTGGAGGCCTAACCATTGATTACTTTAATGGGTATTTTTTAATCAATTGGTATAGTGAAGGTATTTTCACTTTTAAAGATTACGTCATGGATTCATTGAGACATTTAGTAGAATATGAAGGCATTTACGAGAAAAAACGCTTTGACGTTGGCGGAAAATACATAGAAGAAGATGGGTTCGTAGAAGGAACAAGAGGTACATTCCCAATTATAGTAAAGGAAAATGGTGTGAATATAGCCGTATATTTAAATGAAGGAGCTATGGTCGGAGTGTTTCTTGACCAGCGCGATGTGAGAAAAACCATTCATGATCAGTATGCAAAAGGAAAAACGGTATTAAACACATTTTCCTATACAGGGGTATTTTCTGTGTTCGCAAGCCTAGGTGGGGCCAGTAAGACAACGAGTGTGGATCTCGCTAATCGAAGTCTATCCAAGACCATGGAGCAGTTTAGTGTGAATGGAATCGATTATGAAGCCCATGATATTATTGTGGAAGATGTATTTCAATATTTTAAATATGCAGTAAAGAAAAAGAAAACGTTTGACCTTGTCATTCTTGATCCTCCAAGTTTTGCAAGATCTAAGAAATCCACGTTCAGTGCGGCAAAAGATTATAAAAACCTACTCAAAGAGGCAATCCAAGTTACGGAAAAAGATGGGGTTATTGTGGCTTCAACAAATAGTGCCGCCTTTAATATGAAAAAATTTAGAATGTTTATTGACCAGGCATTTAAGGAATCCAACGTGACGTACAGCATAAGAGACGAATTTTCACTACCTTCTGATTTTAGGACTTCCAAGCAATATAAAGAAGGGAATTATTTGAAAGTGGTTTTTATTCAGAAGCACTATGATTAG
- a CDS encoding DUF1565 domain-containing protein, translating to MKNLVLIFLAVTVIILVLIVFKNNNEQQDIYVAVDGNDEQDGSKLLPLRTLKKAASIAEAGTTVHIREGIYEEKLVVQHSGTKSKEIIFKPYKNEQVILSGKNLKIEEGDTSIITIDNKNYVTISGLIIQDLKTDLADETVIGVFVTGSSSHITLDSNHVQRIETHAEEGNGHGIAIYGTGSMKDITITNNIVEDLKLGASEALVLNGNIDGFKIEHNLVRRNNNIGIDLIGYEGVASDKKADFVRNGVVSHNTVHNISTYGNPAYGEEYSAGGIYVDGGRDITIEKNTIYQSDIGIEATSEHKGKYAENIDIINNTIYENFYTGIAIGGYDEERGGTIHSFISQNKLYRNDTKGLDGGQLMIQHDVRNNTIDQNILSAGPSRIFIANYFTTNENNELRHNVFHKEEGEKGIWVWKDEDFATFSKFKIASNSDTETSYIDPNYVDPSSHDFRLKEDSLARDIIE from the coding sequence GTGAAAAATTTAGTGTTGATTTTCCTTGCTGTAACAGTAATCATTCTTGTTTTAATCGTATTTAAAAATAATAATGAACAACAAGATATTTATGTAGCTGTAGATGGAAATGATGAACAAGATGGGTCAAAATTATTGCCATTACGTACATTGAAGAAAGCTGCATCAATAGCGGAAGCAGGGACAACCGTCCACATACGCGAAGGAATCTACGAGGAAAAGCTTGTTGTTCAACATAGTGGCACAAAGTCAAAAGAGATTATTTTTAAGCCATATAAAAATGAGCAGGTTATTCTAAGTGGTAAGAATCTTAAAATTGAGGAAGGCGATACTTCCATCATTACAATAGACAATAAAAACTATGTGACTATTAGTGGCTTGATCATACAGGATTTAAAGACTGATTTAGCCGATGAGACAGTTATAGGGGTTTTTGTGACTGGTTCAAGCAGTCATATTACACTGGATAGTAACCATGTGCAGCGAATTGAAACCCATGCAGAAGAGGGGAATGGTCACGGTATTGCAATATATGGAACAGGCTCAATGAAAGATATCACGATCACAAACAATATAGTAGAGGACCTTAAGCTTGGAGCAAGCGAAGCACTTGTTCTGAACGGCAATATTGATGGGTTTAAAATCGAACATAATCTAGTGCGCAGGAATAATAATATCGGTATTGATTTGATTGGATATGAAGGAGTGGCATCCGATAAAAAAGCCGACTTTGTCCGAAATGGTGTCGTCTCCCATAATACTGTTCATAATATCTCGACGTACGGCAATCCAGCATATGGAGAAGAGTATAGTGCTGGAGGAATTTATGTTGATGGTGGAAGGGATATAACTATTGAAAAGAATACGATATATCAAAGTGATATTGGGATTGAAGCTACTTCTGAGCATAAAGGTAAATATGCAGAGAACATTGATATAATAAATAATACAATCTATGAAAACTTTTACACAGGTATAGCGATAGGGGGATACGATGAAGAGCGTGGCGGTACAATCCATTCCTTTATCTCACAAAATAAATTATACCGAAATGATACAAAGGGGTTAGATGGTGGACAACTTATGATCCAACATGATGTAAGAAATAATACGATTGATCAAAATATTCTCAGCGCAGGTCCCTCTCGTATATTTATTGCTAACTATTTTACAACCAATGAAAATAACGAGCTAAGACATAATGTGTTTCATAAGGAAGAGGGAGAAAAAGGTATATGGGTATGGAAAGACGAAGATTTCGCTACTTTCTCGAAGTTCAAAATTGCTTCAAATAGTGATACGGAAACGAGTTATATAGATCCAAATTATGTGGATCCTAGCTCGCATGATTTTAGATTAAAAGAGGATTCACTTGCAAGAGATATAATTGAGTGA
- a CDS encoding virulence RhuM family protein has product MENETNILIYQTEDGNTKIDVRLENETVWMTQKAIAELYQKGVNTINEHIKNIYAEGELRESATIRKNRIVQSEGKREVEREVAFYNLQMIIAIGYRVRSHRGTQFRQWATKRLNEYLVKGFTMDDDRLKDMRNFGQDYFDELLERIRDIRSSEKRFYQKITDIYATSVDYDPRAEITQEFFATVQNKLHFAIHGQTAAELIVERAKADKENMGLTAWTGDNVRKRDVTVAKNYLTEKELKSLNRIVTMYLDYAEDQAERQQPMHMNDWIDKLNAFLQFNDREILENVGRISKSVADKLAIQEYEKFNQHRLNQDTHDDFEQFIEYKNLKK; this is encoded by the coding sequence ATGGAAAATGAAACTAATATACTAATCTATCAAACAGAAGATGGAAATACAAAGATAGATGTTAGATTGGAAAATGAGACAGTTTGGATGACACAAAAGGCAATTGCGGAATTGTACCAAAAAGGAGTAAATACAATTAATGAGCATATTAAGAATATATATGCAGAAGGAGAACTTCGGGAATCGGCAACTATTCGGAAAAACCGAATAGTTCAATCTGAAGGCAAGAGAGAGGTTGAACGTGAAGTAGCATTTTACAATCTCCAAATGATTATCGCGATTGGATACAGAGTTCGTTCTCACCGAGGTACACAATTCCGCCAGTGGGCTACTAAACGTTTAAATGAATATCTAGTTAAAGGTTTTACAATGGATGATGATCGTCTTAAAGATATGCGTAATTTTGGGCAAGATTATTTTGATGAACTGCTTGAACGGATCCGTGACATTCGTTCTTCTGAAAAAAGATTCTATCAAAAGATTACAGACATTTACGCTACATCTGTTGACTACGATCCTAGAGCAGAAATCACACAAGAATTTTTCGCAACTGTTCAAAATAAACTTCATTTTGCAATTCATGGTCAAACTGCGGCTGAACTTATAGTAGAGAGAGCAAAGGCAGATAAGGAGAATATGGGTCTTACCGCATGGACAGGCGATAATGTGCGAAAAAGAGATGTAACAGTTGCCAAAAATTACTTAACTGAAAAGGAACTGAAATCACTCAATCGTATTGTCACCATGTACTTAGATTATGCTGAAGATCAAGCGGAAAGACAACAGCCAATGCATATGAACGATTGGATTGATAAACTAAATGCCTTTCTTCAGTTTAATGATCGTGAAATTCTTGAAAATGTAGGAAGAATTTCAAAGTCTGTTGCCGATAAGTTAGCCATTCAAGAGTATGAAAAATTTAATCAGCATCGTTTAAATCAAGATACTCACGATGACTTTGAGCAGTTTATCGAATATAAGAATTTAAAGAAATAA
- the yeiL gene encoding transcriptional regulator YeiL: MEIYKEDKKRFYLEKYSIAPLFSCPIEESIEIHEYQRDDWIIQEGMRPKYLFYVIKGNAKIYITHQNGKVSLINFVREQDFIGEMELLNDEYYTKGIQASTNTICFALPIYIYRNQLLEDAKFLRELAKFLSVKSTSMAAKYTQSLAFPLENRLADFILQTADEGIYKEKHVTVCDYLGVSYRHLLHVLTQFCDKGYLRKEGRSYRINEYESLKQLSEVLKNK, from the coding sequence ATGGAAATTTATAAAGAAGATAAGAAGCGGTTCTATTTGGAGAAGTACTCGATTGCTCCTTTATTTTCCTGTCCAATTGAAGAGTCTATCGAGATACATGAATATCAGCGGGATGATTGGATTATTCAAGAAGGCATGAGACCGAAATATTTGTTTTACGTGATAAAGGGGAATGCCAAAATATATATCACCCACCAAAATGGCAAAGTTTCCTTAATAAACTTTGTGAGAGAACAGGATTTCATTGGGGAAATGGAGCTATTAAATGATGAGTACTATACAAAAGGGATCCAAGCATCAACGAACACCATCTGTTTTGCACTTCCTATTTATATCTATCGCAATCAATTGCTAGAAGATGCAAAGTTTCTAAGAGAATTAGCTAAGTTCTTGAGTGTAAAGTCAACATCCATGGCAGCAAAGTACACACAAAGTCTAGCATTTCCTCTGGAAAATAGACTGGCCGACTTTATCTTACAAACAGCAGACGAAGGGATTTATAAGGAGAAGCATGTTACGGTTTGTGATTATTTAGGCGTATCCTACCGGCATTTGCTGCATGTCTTGACTCAATTTTGTGATAAGGGCTATTTGAGAAAGGAAGGGCGGAGCTATCGGATAAACGAATATGAATCGTTAAAGCAGCTGTCTGAAGTGTTGAAGAATAAGTGA
- a CDS encoding MFS transporter, which yields MNTQRWMGARFFSFFLTWGIFLPYWSGWMIHTKGISVSEASLIMSFGLIARGLSTLFAFPYLSGKLSSKRLLRIAGIGSLIAIICYLPANSFPSLLLVTVLLHLFYPTLMPALDSAASVLVKSKQLKHYGRSRQWGSIGFVSVGMIITIFTGAFGDEVILWALLLGIIGFVILSSMRAPDVLSIKPVADQAEKRNIFQLFRIRHFGLVLIIVLLLQSAHATYYNYGYIYLQEIDAPTYLIGLIINIAVLAEILFFFIADKRFGGYSVGTLLTIAAVGSTIRWIIVFAFPSVVIFCIAQTLHALSFAMAHYAFMKYLIANIPHAQIAKAQGIYSALALSWGTALFTIFGGFLYEIEPRYAFIGMVVCTVPSLLLSLVYRKLEHSKEVYNHS from the coding sequence ATGAATACACAACGATGGATGGGTGCACGTTTTTTTAGTTTCTTTCTGACATGGGGCATTTTTCTCCCTTATTGGTCAGGATGGATGATTCATACAAAAGGAATTTCAGTCTCTGAAGCTAGCTTAATTATGAGCTTTGGGTTAATTGCAAGAGGCCTTTCCACCCTGTTCGCCTTTCCATATTTATCAGGAAAACTAAGCAGTAAAAGGCTGTTACGTATAGCGGGAATTGGCTCCCTTATTGCAATTATTTGTTATTTACCAGCCAATTCTTTTCCTAGCTTGCTTCTTGTAACCGTGCTTTTACATCTGTTTTATCCGACCTTGATGCCTGCTTTAGATAGTGCTGCAAGTGTCCTCGTCAAGAGCAAGCAATTAAAGCATTATGGAAGAAGTCGGCAATGGGGCTCGATTGGGTTTGTCTCTGTCGGGATGATCATAACTATTTTTACAGGCGCCTTCGGAGATGAAGTCATTTTATGGGCTTTGTTACTTGGCATTATTGGATTTGTTATTCTAAGTTCGATGCGTGCGCCTGATGTCTTATCTATAAAGCCAGTAGCAGACCAAGCAGAAAAAAGAAATATCTTTCAACTATTCCGAATCCGCCACTTTGGGTTAGTACTCATTATTGTCCTTTTATTACAATCGGCACATGCTACTTACTACAATTATGGCTATATTTACTTACAGGAAATAGATGCGCCAACCTACCTGATAGGTTTGATTATTAACATTGCTGTCCTTGCTGAAATTCTATTTTTCTTTATCGCAGATAAACGCTTTGGTGGATATTCAGTAGGGACATTACTTACCATTGCTGCAGTTGGATCTACTATTCGTTGGATAATTGTATTTGCTTTTCCGAGTGTCGTGATCTTCTGCATTGCACAAACCTTGCATGCACTCTCATTTGCGATGGCGCATTATGCCTTTATGAAATATCTAATTGCCAATATTCCACATGCACAAATCGCAAAAGCGCAAGGCATCTATTCGGCTCTGGCACTTAGCTGGGGTACAGCATTATTTACTATATTCGGTGGATTCTTATATGAGATCGAGCCAAGGTATGCTTTCATTGGAATGGTTGTTTGTACGGTTCCATCTTTGCTACTTTCGCTTGTATATCGAAAATTGGAGCATAGCAAGGAAGTTTATAACCATTCTTAA
- a CDS encoding globin-coupled sensor protein: protein MFTKKEKQKVSSLREEADRQKQYVKIDVRNDHNLSDQLSVIDLTLDDLAVARALQPLIAENIEKIYNPIYHHSLEGIRRVVDMTSIGVDLAGCQQYVIGFFDGIIDDNFIEKRYNISKYYLMVGVEVKWYICTNQAFINTILDILKEKYRDDIDTLILASKVITKVFNLELQLCLSILQELQQEETATKEKTAKQNIKQTIGTITEELASMSEEVGQSVVDAIEGSETIKTDLADGLQSSIITAETSQTGKQQLDLVTEQTVSLKDSVNVIKTNFGSLEANSKEIGNIIAVITNIAEQTNLLALNAAIEAARAGEHGKGFSVVAAEVRKLAEQTKTSSSHITEMIRTITGHIEDMVEQINDVDSKSISVNQNVQDTLVNLEEILTSSKTSKEKNERNNEEIIKFTSTLKEIGKMGSKVSELADDLNQTMQSY, encoded by the coding sequence ATGTTCACAAAAAAGGAAAAACAAAAAGTTTCTTCTTTAAGAGAAGAAGCGGACAGACAAAAGCAGTATGTAAAGATAGACGTCCGTAATGATCATAACTTATCAGATCAGTTATCGGTTATTGATCTTACGTTAGATGATTTAGCTGTTGCAAGAGCTCTGCAACCGTTAATTGCAGAAAATATCGAGAAAATATATAACCCTATCTATCATCATTCTCTTGAAGGAATTCGTAGGGTAGTAGACATGACATCTATAGGGGTTGATTTAGCAGGCTGTCAGCAGTATGTAATTGGCTTCTTTGATGGAATTATTGATGATAATTTTATAGAGAAAAGGTACAACATTTCTAAATATTATCTAATGGTTGGTGTAGAGGTTAAATGGTATATTTGCACGAACCAAGCATTTATTAACACCATTCTAGATATTCTTAAAGAAAAGTATAGAGATGATATAGACACACTAATTTTGGCTTCCAAAGTAATTACAAAAGTATTTAATTTAGAATTACAGCTTTGCCTATCCATTCTACAAGAATTGCAACAGGAAGAAACTGCAACAAAAGAAAAGACTGCTAAACAGAACATTAAGCAAACAATTGGTACGATTACAGAAGAATTAGCTAGTATGTCAGAAGAAGTTGGTCAATCGGTAGTAGATGCTATTGAAGGTTCAGAGACAATTAAAACAGATCTAGCGGATGGATTACAGTCTTCTATTATCACAGCAGAAACTTCTCAGACTGGAAAACAACAGTTAGACCTAGTAACAGAACAGACAGTATCCTTAAAAGATAGTGTAAATGTCATCAAAACGAATTTCGGGTCACTCGAAGCAAATTCGAAGGAAATCGGAAATATTATCGCCGTAATCACCAACATTGCAGAACAAACAAACCTTCTCGCACTAAATGCTGCTATAGAAGCAGCAAGAGCAGGCGAGCATGGGAAAGGTTTCTCAGTTGTAGCAGCGGAAGTAAGAAAGCTTGCAGAACAAACAAAGACGTCTTCCAGCCACATTACAGAAATGATTCGAACCATAACGGGTCACATCGAAGATATGGTGGAACAAATTAATGATGTCGATTCTAAGAGTATATCCGTGAATCAAAATGTCCAAGACACGTTGGTAAACTTAGAAGAAATACTCACTTCAAGTAAAACGAGCAAAGAAAAAAATGAACGAAATAATGAAGAAATCATTAAATTCACAAGTACGTTAAAAGAAATAGGAAAAATGGGATCAAAAGTATCAGAGTTGGCGGATGATTTGAATCAGACGATGCAGAGTTATTGA
- a CDS encoding MarR family winged helix-turn-helix transcriptional regulator: METRDAISLLSKIRDKVNRFIISEMEKSGIDDIATSHGDIFYALFNESRLTMAEISNKIHKDKSTVTALVEKLVRLGYVTKERDTNDARIVYVNLTDKGRELEPNFESISNKLLNVFYSNISEKEQKDLLIILKKIYGNF, from the coding sequence ATGGAAACCAGAGATGCAATATCATTATTATCTAAAATTAGAGACAAAGTGAATCGATTTATTATATCAGAGATGGAGAAGTCTGGAATAGATGATATTGCTACCTCACACGGCGATATCTTCTATGCCCTATTTAACGAGTCTAGGCTTACAATGGCGGAAATTTCTAATAAAATTCATAAGGATAAATCTACAGTTACAGCACTTGTTGAAAAATTGGTTCGCCTCGGATATGTGACTAAGGAACGTGATACTAATGACGCTAGAATTGTTTATGTCAACTTAACTGATAAGGGAAGGGAATTAGAACCAAACTTTGAATCCATATCAAATAAATTGCTAAATGTGTTCTACTCAAATATTTCCGAGAAAGAACAAAAAGATCTGCTTATCATTTTAAAAAAAATTTATGGCAACTTTTAA
- a CDS encoding alpha/beta fold hydrolase, which translates to MIDYTKHLPDHIEKYIGENDLFLEIFKGERTKNRPPLLFVHGAYTGSWMWSKFIPHFVDEGWNCYVMNLRSHYKSRLLDMTKITFEDYMEDMKEVIAECDAPPILVGFSMGGILSQKLAETIEIAGMVLVDSVLSNEVHEIVPYKELGQGIREIIVPAPAREESSSVDETAEDIEFQRKYLTMESANAFRAFAFTSESNGISIDSSSITCPCLVIKAVNSENDDRQGRETAKHLSSAYCGLWNTTHTGVLIGQRYIETVNAIMDWLKRF; encoded by the coding sequence ATGATAGATTACACGAAACATTTACCGGATCACATCGAGAAATACATTGGGGAAAATGATTTATTTTTAGAGATATTCAAAGGGGAGAGGACTAAAAATAGGCCACCATTGCTTTTTGTACACGGTGCCTACACAGGAAGTTGGATGTGGAGTAAATTCATTCCTCACTTTGTTGATGAAGGGTGGAATTGTTATGTCATGAACTTGAGAAGCCATTACAAAAGTAGATTGCTGGACATGACTAAAATAACATTTGAGGATTACATGGAGGATATGAAAGAGGTTATTGCTGAGTGTGATGCTCCTCCAATTCTTGTTGGATTCAGTATGGGAGGAATTTTAAGTCAAAAACTAGCTGAAACCATAGAAATTGCTGGAATGGTGTTGGTCGATTCCGTCTTAAGTAATGAAGTTCATGAAATAGTACCATACAAAGAGTTAGGTCAAGGTATACGTGAAATTATAGTTCCTGCTCCAGCACGTGAAGAATCTTCAAGCGTAGATGAAACAGCCGAAGACATCGAATTTCAAAGAAAATACTTAACAATGGAATCGGCGAATGCATTCCGTGCCTTTGCTTTTACAAGTGAATCCAATGGTATTTCCATAGATAGTAGTTCCATTACTTGCCCATGCCTGGTTATCAAAGCAGTAAACAGTGAAAATGACGACCGCCAGGGTAGAGAAACTGCAAAGCACCTTTCTTCTGCATATTGTGGGCTTTGGAACACAACTCACACTGGTGTCCTGATAGGGCAGAGATATATAGAAACGGTAAATGCTATTATGGATTGGTTGAAAAGGTTCTAA
- a CDS encoding cysteine desulfurase family protein, producing MSGKIYLDYNASTPLAPEVIHAMQPLLEDYYGNPSALHWSGKPVKELLNKARQQVAELISCSPREIIFTSGGSESNNLALKGYYFKNKSRGNHIITSKIEHPAIRNPCKFLEQLGAEVTYVGVDQYGRVSLEEIEKAIREDTILITIMHSNNEVGTLQPIKEIGEIAAGYEIAFHTDASQSIGKVPIDVKELHVDMLTIAGHKIYAPKGIGALYIKKGIELEPLMHGAGHEFGLRAGTENTLLAVGLGTACELSKKQLKADGINSLSSYFWNRLKEVFGEQVVLNGHPTERLSNTLNVSFINKVGQEILGKIPELAASTGSACHSGNVELSPVLKEMKVPERIGMGAIRFSLGRMTTKKEIDLVITRLKDVF from the coding sequence TTGAGTGGAAAAATCTATCTTGATTACAATGCTAGCACTCCATTAGCACCTGAAGTGATACATGCGATGCAACCTTTATTAGAGGATTACTATGGGAATCCATCTGCATTACACTGGTCGGGGAAACCGGTCAAAGAATTACTGAATAAAGCAAGACAACAAGTTGCAGAATTAATTTCTTGTTCACCTAGAGAGATTATTTTTACTAGTGGGGGTAGTGAATCTAACAATCTTGCATTAAAAGGCTATTATTTCAAAAACAAATCTAGAGGGAACCATATTATTACTTCTAAAATAGAGCATCCTGCAATACGGAATCCTTGTAAGTTTTTAGAACAATTAGGAGCAGAAGTAACCTATGTAGGTGTTGACCAATATGGGAGAGTTTCACTAGAGGAAATCGAAAAAGCTATTAGGGAAGACACTATTCTAATTACGATTATGCATTCGAACAATGAAGTAGGCACATTACAACCCATTAAAGAAATCGGGGAAATTGCGGCCGGATACGAAATTGCCTTTCACACAGACGCCTCTCAATCTATAGGCAAGGTTCCTATAGATGTGAAAGAATTACATGTTGATATGCTTACGATCGCTGGACACAAAATTTATGCCCCGAAGGGAATCGGAGCGCTATATATAAAAAAGGGAATTGAACTTGAGCCGCTCATGCATGGGGCTGGTCATGAGTTTGGTTTAAGGGCAGGGACAGAAAATACGTTGCTTGCCGTCGGTCTTGGTACGGCATGTGAATTATCTAAAAAGCAATTAAAAGCAGATGGTATAAATAGTCTATCAAGTTATTTTTGGAATAGACTAAAAGAAGTATTCGGGGAACAAGTTGTATTAAATGGCCACCCTACAGAAAGACTATCGAATACATTGAATGTAAGCTTTATAAATAAAGTAGGCCAAGAAATATTGGGAAAAATCCCTGAACTTGCTGCTTCTACTGGATCTGCATGTCATTCTGGAAATGTTGAGTTATCGCCTGTTTTAAAGGAAATGAAAGTACCAGAACGGATTGGAATGGGTGCCATTAGATTTAGTTTAGGTAGGATGACGACAAAAAAGGAAATCGATTTAGTCATTACTAGATTAAAGGATGTGTTTTAA